In the genome of Sardina pilchardus chromosome 14, fSarPil1.1, whole genome shotgun sequence, one region contains:
- the LOC134100368 gene encoding myosin heavy chain, fast skeletal muscle-like, which yields MGDGEMACFGAAAIYLRKPEKERIEAQTRPFDAKSACYVVDKEDLYVKGTIKKKEGGKAVVEILETKEERTVKEDEVFPLNPPKYDKIEDMAMMTHLNEASVLYNLKERYAAWMIYTYSGLFCVTVNPYKWLPVYDQEVVNAYRGKKRMEAPPHIFSVSDNAYQNMLQDRENQSVLITGESGAGKTVNTKRVIQYFATIAVSSGKKGAAPDAPAAQGKIKGSLEDQIIAANPLLESYGNAKTVRNDNSSRFGKFIRIHFGTSGKLARADIETYLLEKSRVTFQLPDERGYHIFYQMMTNHKPELIEMSLITTNPYDFPMCSQGQITVASIDDKVELDATDDAIDILGFSGEEKVTIYKLTGAVLHHGNMKFRQKQREEQAEPDGTEDADKVAYLLGLNSADMLKALCYPRVKVGNEFVTKGQTVPQVNNSVSALSKSIYERMFLWMVIRINQMLDTKQPSQFFIGVLDIAGFEIFDYNSMEQLCINFTNEKLQQFFNHHMFVLEQEEYKKEGIQWEFIDFGMDLAACIELIEKPMGIFAILEEECMFPKASDTTFKNKLYDQHLGKNRAFEKPKPKKGCAEAHFSLVHYAGTVDYNVTGWLDKNKDPLNDSVIQLYQKSGVKLLPVLYPPVVEETGGAKKGGKKKGGSMQTVSSQFRENLGKLMTNLRSTHPHFVRCLIPNEIKKPGLMQNFLVIHQLRCNGVLEGIRICRKGFPSRIIYADFKQRYKVLNASVIPDGQFIDNKKAAEKLLGSIDVDHTQYKFGHTKVFFKAGLLGTLEELRDEKLASLVTMTQALCRAYLMRREFVKMTARRDAIYTIQYNVRSFMNVKHWPWMKVYYKIKPLLKSAETEKELVSLKESFEKLKVDHEKVTARKKELEEKMVSLVQERNDLALQVASGSEGLNDAEERCEGLIKSKIQLEAKLKETTERLEDEEEINAELTAKKRKLEDECSELKKDIDDLELTLAKVEKEKHATENKVKNLTEEMAAQDESIGKLSKEKKALQEAHQQTLDDLQAEEDKVNSLTKSKTKLEQQVDDLEGSLEQEKKLRMDLERAKRKLEGDLKLAQENIMDLENDKQQSDEKLKKKDFETSQLLSKIEDEQSLGAQLQKKIKELQARIEELEEEIEAERAARAKVEKQRSDLSRELEEISERLEEAGGATAAQIEMNKKREAEFQKLRRDLEESTLQHEATAAALRKKQADSVAELGEQIDNLQRVKQKLEKEKSEFKMEIDDLASNMEAVAKAKSNLEKMCRTLEDQLGEVKAKSDEGARQNNDLSAQRARLLTENGELGRQVEEKDALVSQLTRSKQASVQQIEELKRLNEEEVKAKNALAHAVQSARHDCDLLREQFEEEQEAKAELQRGMSKANNEVAQWRTKYETDAIQRTEELEESKKKLAQRLQEAEEQIEAINSKCASLDKTKQRLQGEVEDLMIDVERANALAANLDKKQRNFDKVLAEWKQKYEEGQAELEGAQKEARSLSTELFKMKNSYEEALDQLETLKRENKNLQQEISDLTEQLGETGKSIHELEKAKKTVETEKSEIQTALEEAEGTLEHEESKILRVQLELNQVKGEVDRKLAEKEEEMEQIKRNSQRVIDSMQSTLDAEVRSRNDALRIKKKMEGDLNEMEVQLSHANRQAAESQKHLRTLQGQLKDAQLHLDDAVRGQEDMQEQAAMVERRNTLMVAEIEELRAALEQTERGRKVAEQELVDASERVGLLHSQNTSLINTKKKLEADLVQVQSEVDDIVQEARNAEDKAKKAITDAAMMAEELKKEQDTSSHLERMKKNLEVTVKDLQHRLDEAENLAMKGGKKQLQKLESRVRELEGEVEAEQRRGVDAVKGVRKYERRVKELTYQTEEDKKNINRLQDLVDKLQLKVKAYKRQSEEAEEQANTHLSKFRKVQHELEEAEERADIAESQVNKLRAKSRDGGKGKEAAE from the exons ATGGGGGACGGTGAAATGGCCTGCTTTGGCGCTGCTGCCATTTACCTTCGTAAgcctgagaaggagagaattgAGGCCCAAACCAGGCCCTTTGATGCAAAGAGTGCTTGCTATGTGGTTGACAAAGAGGACTTGTACGTCAAGGGCACAATTAAAAAGAAGGAAGGCGGCAAAGCCGTTGTTGAAATACTTGAAACCAAGGAG GAAAGGACAGTGAAGGAAGATGAAGTCTTTCCCTTGAATCCTCCCAAATATGACAAAATTGAAGACATGGCCATGATGACCCATCTCAATGAAGCCTCTGTCCTGTATAACCTCAAAGAGCGTTATGCAGCATGGATGATCTAC ACCTATTCTGGACTTTTCTGTGTCACTGTGAACCCCTACAAGTGGCTCCCAGTATACGATCAAGAAGTGGTGAATGCCTACCGAGGCAAGAAGCGTATGGAGGCCCCACCCCacatcttctctgtctctgacaacgCGTATCAGAACATGCTTCAAG ACAGGGAGAATCAGTCTGTCCTGATCAC CGGAGAATCTGGTGCTGGCAAGACTGTAAACACCAAGCGTGTCATCCAGTACTTTGCAACAATTGCAGTGTCTAGTGGGAAGAAGGGAGCAGCACCAGATGCTCCAGCAGCTCAGGGAAAAATAAAG GGCTCTCTTGAAGACCAGATTATTGCTGCCAACCCACTGCTGGAGTCTTATGGTAACGCTAAGACTGTGAGGAATGACAATTCTTCACGTTTC GGTAAATTCATCAGAATTCACTTTGGTACATCTGGGAAACTGGCTAGGGCTGATATCGAGACTT ATCTACTGGAGAAGTCTAGAGTGACATTCCAGCTTCCTGATGAGAGAGGCTACCACATCTTCTACCAGATGATGACTAACCACAAGCCTGAGCTCATAG AAATGTCTCTCATCACAACCAACCCCTATGACTTCCCAATGTGCAGTCAGGGTCAGATTACTGTGGCCAGCATTGATGACAAAGTGGAACTGGATGCCACAGAT GATGCCATTGATATCCTGGGTTTCAGCGGAGAGGAGAAAGTGACCATTTACAAGCTGACTGGTGCTGTGCTACATCATGGCAACATGAAATTCAGGCAAAAGCAGCGTGAGGAGCAGGCTGAGCCTGATGGCACTGAGG ATGCTGACAAAGTCGCTTACCTTCTGGGCCTGAACTCCGCTGACATGCTGAAAGCTTTGTGCTACCCAAGAGTGAAAGTTGGAAACGAGTTTGTCACCAAGGGTCAGACTGTGCCACAG GTCAATAACTCAGTTTCGGCCTTGTCCAAGTCCATCTATGAGAGGATGTTCTTGTGGATGGTCATCCGTATCAACCAGATGTTGGACACTAAACAGCCAAGCCAGTTCTTTATCGGTGTGCTGGATATTGCTGGCTTTGAGATTTTCGAT TACAACAGCATGGAGCAGCTGTGCATCAACTTCACCAATGAGAAACTGCAACAGTTCTTCAACCACCACATGTTCGTTCTGGAGCAAGAGGAGTACAAGAAAGAGGGCATTCAATGGGAGTTCATTGACTTCGGCATGGACTTAGCTGCTTGCATTGAGCTCATTGAGAAG CCTATGGGAATTTTCGCCATCCTTGAAGAGGAGTGCATGTTCCCCAAGGCCTCTGACACCACTTTCAAGAACAAGCTGTATGACCAGCATCTTGGCAAGAATAGGGCCTTTGAGAAGCCCAAGCCCAAAAAAGGCTGTGCTGAGGCCCACTTCTCTCTGGTGCACTATGCCGGCACTGTGGACTACAATGTCACTGGATGGCTGGACAAGAACAAGGATCCACTGAACGATTCTGTTATTCAGCTGTACCAGAAGTCGGGAGTGAAACTCCTGCCTGTCTTGTACCCACCTGTCGTTGAGG AGACTGGTGGCGCTAAGAAGGGTGGTAAGAAGAAGGGTGGCTCCATGCAGACCGTGTCATCACAGTTCAGG GAGAACTTGGGCAAACTGATGACCAACTTGAGGAGCACCCATCCCCACTTTGTGCGTTGTCTGATTCCAAATGAAATTAAGAAACCAG GTCTTATGCAGAACTTCCTGGTCATCCACCAGCTCAGGTGCAATGGTGTGCTTGAGGGTATCAGAATCTGCAGAAAGGGTTTCCCAAGCAGGATCATTTATGCTGACTTCAAGCAGAG atacaaagTGCTGAATGCCAGTGTTATCCCTGACGGTCAGTTCATAGACAACAAGAAGGCTGCTGAGAAGCTCTTGGGATCCATCGATGTTGATCACACCCAGTACAAGTTTGGACACACTAAG GTGTTCTTCAAGGCTGGTCTGCTGGGTACCCTTGAGGAGTTGCGAGATGAGAAACTGGCTTCCCTGGTCACAATGACTCAGGCTCTCTGCAGAGCATACTTGATGAGGAGGGAGTTTGTGAAGATGACAGCAAGGAG AGACGCAATCTACACCATCCAGTACAATGTCCGCTCATTCATGAATGTCAAGCACTGGCCATGGATGAAGGTTTACTACAAGATCAAGCCTCTACTGAAGAGTGCTGAAACTGAAAAGGAGCTGGTCAGCCTGAAAGAGAGCTTTGAGAAACTCAAGGTGGACCATGAAAAGGTAACAGCCAGgaagaaggagctggaggagaagatggtGTCTCTGGTGCAAGAGAGGAATGACCTGGCGCTGCAAGTGGCATCT GGATCTGAGGGTCTCAATGATGCTGAAGAGAGGTGTGAGGGTCTCATCAAAAGTAAGATCCAGCTCGAGGCCAAACTTAAAGAGACAACCGAGAgactggaggatgaagaggaaatCAATGCTGAGCTGACTGCCAAGAAGAGGAAACTGGAGGATGAGTGCTCTGAGCTCAAGAAGGACATTGATGATCTGGAGCTGACCTTGGccaaagtggagaaggagaaacatgCCACTGAGAACAAG GTCAAGAACCTGACAGAGGAGATGGCTGCTCAGGATGAGTCCATTGGTAAGCTGTCAAAGGAGAAGAAAGCCCTCCAAGAGGCACACCAGCAGACTCTTGATGATCTTCAGGCAGAAGAAGACAAAGTCAATTCTCTGACCAAGTCCAAGACTAAGCTTGAACAACAAGTGGATGAT CTTGAAGGTTCCCTGGAGCAAGAAAAGAAGCTCCGCATGGATCTTGAGAGAGCCAAGAGAAAGCTTGAGGGAGACCTGAAGCTGGCCCAAGAGAACATCATGGATCTGGAGAATGACAAGCAGCAGTCTGACGAGAAGCTGAAAAA GAAGGACTTTGAAACAAGCCAACTTCTTAGCAAGATTGAGGATGAACAATCCTTGGGTGCTCAGCTTCAGAAGAAAATCAAGGAGCTTCAG gCCCGCATTGAGGAACTGGAGGAAGAGATTGAGGCTGAGCGTGCAGCTCGTGCCAAGGTTGAGAAGCAGAGATCTGATCTCTCCAGGGAACTTGAGGAGATCAGTGAGAGGCTTGAGGAGGCTGGTGGTGCCACTGCTGCTCAAATTGAGATGAACAAGAAGCGTGAGGCTGAGTTCCAGAAGCTGCGTCGTGACCTTGAAGAGTCCACCCTGCAGCATGAAGCCACTGCTGCAGCTCTCCGCAAGAAGCAGGCAGACAGCGTGGCTGAGCTGGGAGAGCAGATTGATAACCTCCAGCGTGTCAAGCAAAAgcttgagaaggagaagagtgaaTTCAAAATGGAGATTGATGATCTCGCCAGTAATATGGAGGCTGTTGCTAAGGCTAAG AGCAACTTGGAAAAGATGTGCCGCACCCTTGAGGACCAACTGGGTGAAGTTAAGGCCAAGAGTGATGAGGGTGCTCGCCAGAACAATGACCTCAGTGCTCAGAGGGCAAGACTTCTAACTGAGAATGGTGAACTTGGCCGCCAGGTGGAAGAGAAAGATGCTCTTGTGTCTCAGCTGACCAGGAGCAAGCAGGCCTCCGTACAGCAAATTGAGGAGCTGAAGAGACTGAATGAGGAGGAAGTCAAG GCAAAGAATGCCCTGGCCCATGCTGTTCAGTCTGCACGCCATGACTGCGACCTCCTCAGAGAGCAGtttgaggaggagcaggaggcaaAGGCTGAGCTACAGCGTGGCATGTCCAAGGCCAACAATGAGGTTGCACAGTGGAGGACCAAGTATGAAACTGATGCCATCCAGCGCACTGAAGAGCTTGAGGAGTCCAA GAAAAAGCTTGCCCAGCGTCtgcaggaggctgaggagcaAATTGAAGCTATCAACTCCAAGTGTGCCTCTCTGGACAAGACCAAGCAGAGACTCCAGGGTGAGGTCGAGGACCTCATGATTGATGTGGAGAGAGCTAATGCTCTGGCTGCCAATCTTGACAAGAAGCAGAGGAACTTTGACAAG GTCCTGGCAGAGTGGAAGCAGAAGTACGAAGAGGGCCAGGCTGAGCTGGAGGGTGCCCAGAAAGAGGCTCGTTCTCTCAGCACTGAGCTGTTCAAGATGAAGAATTCCTATGAGGAGGCTCTTGACCAGTTGGAAACTCTGAAGAGGGAAAACAAAAACCTCCAAC AGGAGATCTCTGACCTGACTGAGCAGCTGGGTGAGACTGGAAAGAGCATTCATGAACTGGAGAAGGCCAAGAAGACTGTTGAGACTGAAAAGTCTGAGATCCAGACTGCTCTCGAAGAGGCTGAG GGAACTCTTGAGCATGAGGAGTCCAAGATTCTTCGTGTCCAGCTTGAGCTGAACCAGGTCAAGGGTGAGGTTGACAGGAAGCTTgcagagaaggaagaagagatgGAGCAGATCAAGAGGAACAGCCAGAGGGTGATTGACTCCATGCAGAGCACTCTGGATGCTGAAGTCAGGAGCAGGAATGATGCCTTGAGAAtcaagaagaagatggagggagacctcAATGAGATGGAGGTTCAGCTGAGCCATGCTAACCGCCAGGCAGCTGAGTCCCAGAAACATCTGAGGACCCTTCAGGGTCAGCTCAAG GATGCCCAACTGCACCTTGATGATGCTGTCAGAGGACAGGAAGACATGCAGGAACAGGCTGCCATGGTGGAGCGCCGGAACACCCTGATGGTGGCTGAGATTGAGGAGCTCAGAGCTGCcctggagcagacagagagaggccgcAAAGTGGCTGAACAGGAGCTGGTTGATGCCAGTGAGCGTGTTGGCCTTCTGCACTCCCAG AACACAAGTCTGATTAACACCAAGAAGAAGCTTGAGGCTGACCTGGTTCAGGTCCAGAGCGAGGTTGATGACATTGTCCAGGAGGCCAGAAATGCTGAGGACAAGGCCAAGAAAGCCATCACTGAT GCTgccatgatggcagaggagctgaagaaggaACAGGACACCAGTTCCCATctggagaggatgaagaagaaccTGGAGGTGACTGTGAAGGATCTGCAGCATCGCCTGGATGAGGCTGAAAATCTGGCCATGAAGGGTGGCAAGAAACAGCTCCAGAAACTGGAGTCCAGG GTTCGTGAGCTGGAGGGTGAGGTTGAGGCTGAACAGAGACGTGGTGTTGATGCAGTCAAGGGAGTCCGCAAATACGAGAGGAGGGTGAAGGAGCTCACCTACCAG ACCGAGGAGGATAAGAAGAACATCAACAGACTCCAGGATCTGGTTGACAAGCTGCAGCTGAAGGTCAAGGCCTACAAGCGACAGTCTGAGGAAGCT GAGGAGCAAGCCAACACCCACCTGTCCAAGTTCAGGAAGGTTCAGCATGAGCTGGAAGAGGCTGAGGAGCGCGCTGATATTGCTGAGTCCCAGGTCAACAAGCTGAGGGCCAAGAGCCGTGATGGTGGCAAG GGCAAAGAGGCTGCTGAGTAA